The Acidimicrobiales bacterium genome has a segment encoding these proteins:
- a CDS encoding P1 family peptidase, with translation MRFPIDGVRVGHWTDASSRTGCTVLLFPVGTVASGEVRGGAPATREFDLLAPERTVDRLDALVLSGGSAFGLAAADGVVGLLEERGVGYPTGAGPVPIVVGLSLFDLLEGDPTVRPGPAEGRRAAEEASDDPAIGPVGAGAGATVGTWRGRDHARPGGIGLAVARRGDLVVAALLAVNAAGDVGDPAQSAAVADGVFAGWPEPEAGPLVGRSNTTIGAVVTNARVSTHGCLLLAQSAHDGLARAVFPSHTRMDGDALVAAATGDKAVDEGDLDVLRVLAVAAVERAVLTAC, from the coding sequence GTGAGGTTCCCAATCGACGGCGTGCGGGTCGGCCACTGGACCGATGCCTCGTCTCGGACCGGTTGCACGGTGCTGCTGTTTCCGGTCGGGACGGTGGCCTCCGGTGAGGTACGGGGCGGCGCGCCGGCGACTAGGGAATTCGACCTGCTGGCACCGGAACGGACCGTGGACCGTCTAGACGCCCTGGTGCTGTCCGGTGGCTCGGCGTTCGGCCTGGCCGCCGCCGACGGGGTGGTCGGCCTCCTGGAGGAGAGGGGGGTGGGCTATCCGACGGGCGCCGGGCCGGTCCCCATCGTCGTCGGCCTGTCGCTTTTCGACCTGCTGGAGGGCGATCCGACGGTCCGACCTGGGCCGGCCGAGGGACGTCGGGCCGCCGAGGAGGCGTCCGACGATCCGGCAATCGGGCCCGTGGGGGCGGGGGCCGGCGCCACCGTCGGGACCTGGCGGGGCCGGGACCACGCCCGACCGGGAGGGATCGGTCTGGCCGTCGCTCGGCGGGGCGACCTGGTGGTGGCCGCCCTACTGGCCGTCAACGCCGCTGGGGACGTAGGCGATCCGGCCCAATCGGCTGCCGTGGCCGACGGTGTCTTCGCCGGGTGGCCCGAGCCGGAAGCGGGGCCCCTCGTCGGACGGTCCAACACGACCATCGGTGCCGTGGTCACCAACGCCCGGGTGTCCACTCACGGCTGCCTGCTCCTTGCCCAGTCGGCCCATGATGGTCTGGCCCGGGCCGTGTTCCCGTCCCATACCCGGATGGACGGCGACGCTCTGGTTGCCGCGGCCACCGGCGACAAGGCGGTCGACGAAGGCGACCTCGACGTCCTACGGGTTCTGGCGGTCGCCGCCGTGGAGCGGGCTGTCCTCACCGCCTGCTGA
- a CDS encoding beta-lactamase family protein has product MTEPPTTTVEAEPVPAIYDFAAISPIVQDFIDKKQLNGAGLIVVQREDGVVYHDHWGDFGPDRISLIASSSKMVVAGVLMRLHDDGLLDIDAPVADVAEWGTGNPDITPAQLISNSSGLVGLLPDLTFAPYMCQWLPSGTLQECAEQVFTTTYDDADVVPPDTEFRYGGAQWQVAGAVAEVASGKSWAVLIDETYVRPCGLEALAFNNPFAQLESESYRYPAAFNSDPSTLSPTDNPNMEAGAYVTTGDYGALLLMHLRGGMCGDLRVLSADSIDRMHSDRILEAFGGVAWGSGTGYGMGWWVDRETGRISDGGLYGTVPWLDLEDGYGAYLVVEADSLTGNALADLLYDVVEVAVAKRIQ; this is encoded by the coding sequence GTGACTGAGCCTCCGACGACCACCGTCGAGGCCGAGCCGGTTCCCGCCATTTACGACTTTGCCGCCATCTCGCCAATCGTTCAGGACTTCATCGACAAGAAGCAGCTCAACGGCGCCGGCCTGATTGTGGTGCAGCGTGAGGACGGCGTTGTCTACCACGACCACTGGGGAGACTTCGGTCCAGATCGGATCTCGCTGATCGCCTCGTCGTCGAAGATGGTCGTAGCAGGCGTCCTCATGCGGCTCCACGACGACGGCCTCCTAGATATCGATGCACCGGTGGCCGACGTCGCCGAGTGGGGGACCGGGAACCCCGATATCACACCGGCCCAGTTGATCTCCAACAGTTCTGGCCTTGTCGGCCTGCTCCCGGATCTGACTTTCGCCCCGTACATGTGCCAGTGGCTTCCCAGCGGCACGCTCCAGGAATGCGCCGAGCAGGTGTTCACCACCACTTACGACGATGCAGACGTCGTTCCGCCGGACACGGAGTTCCGGTATGGCGGCGCCCAGTGGCAGGTCGCAGGTGCCGTCGCTGAGGTGGCCTCCGGGAAGTCGTGGGCGGTCCTGATCGACGAGACATACGTGCGGCCGTGCGGCCTTGAGGCACTGGCCTTCAACAACCCCTTCGCCCAGTTGGAGAGCGAGTCGTACCGCTACCCGGCAGCGTTCAACAGCGACCCGTCAACCCTCTCGCCGACCGACAACCCGAACATGGAGGCCGGCGCCTACGTGACGACGGGGGACTACGGCGCACTGCTCCTGATGCACCTACGCGGCGGCATGTGTGGAGATTTACGGGTCCTCTCCGCCGACTCAATCGACCGTATGCACTCTGATCGGATCTTGGAGGCCTTCGGGGGTGTCGCCTGGGGTTCCGGAACCGGGTACGGCATGGGCTGGTGGGTGGATCGTGAGACAGGGCGAATAAGCGACGGTGGCCTCTACGGCACCGTGCCCTGGCTAGACCTTGAGGACGGCTATGGCGCCTACCTGGTGGTCGAAGCTGACTCGCTGACCGGAAACGCACTTGCCGACCTGTTGTATGACGTCGTGGAGGTAGCGGTCGCCAAACGAATCCAGTGA
- a CDS encoding glycosyltransferase, with the protein MTGHAVVEVDGQPLSLSRDHDPSVRLSVVVPTYDEASNIEALLRGLHRTLSSTGVGFEVLVVDDDSPDRTWEVAGALVDDLPGLRVLRRRGASGLATAVTCGWAHARGELLGVIDGDGQHPPEVMADLLTAMDDRTDVAVASRHVAGGGVSNWSTARRLLSRGAQALGLLLLPGTVGRVTDPMSGYFVVRREVVADTDLNPVGYKILLEVLARGDVRGVVERPYVFLERQRGQSKVAIGHYVGYLRHLMRLRLYPLRSRALVRYLAVTGLALIADALAFLWIFDVQGWNLTRSAAIAGEVGILLTVLLHDLWTFAGRAARSALDRLRRLVGVQLALGVLLFVRLAVINALVNWFGLGPLAAFLVALAAVTPTSHLLGSRLTWRGVRS; encoded by the coding sequence GTGACCGGCCACGCGGTCGTCGAGGTGGACGGCCAACCACTTTCCCTTTCCAGAGATCATGATCCCTCGGTACGACTGAGCGTCGTCGTCCCCACCTACGACGAGGCGTCCAACATCGAGGCACTCCTGCGAGGACTCCACCGGACTCTCTCGTCCACCGGGGTCGGCTTCGAGGTGCTCGTGGTCGACGACGACAGTCCGGACCGCACCTGGGAGGTGGCCGGTGCCCTGGTCGACGACCTGCCGGGACTACGGGTGCTGAGACGACGCGGTGCTTCTGGCCTGGCTACCGCGGTGACCTGCGGATGGGCACACGCCCGGGGCGAACTCCTCGGCGTGATCGACGGTGACGGCCAGCATCCGCCGGAGGTAATGGCCGACCTGCTCACCGCCATGGACGACCGTACCGACGTGGCCGTGGCCAGCCGGCACGTCGCTGGAGGAGGGGTTTCTAACTGGTCGACAGCCCGGCGCTTGCTCTCCCGCGGTGCCCAGGCCCTGGGCCTGCTGCTCCTCCCGGGAACAGTCGGCCGGGTGACCGACCCCATGAGCGGGTACTTCGTGGTCCGCCGTGAGGTGGTTGCCGACACCGACCTCAATCCGGTGGGTTACAAGATCCTTTTGGAGGTTCTGGCCCGGGGCGACGTGCGCGGGGTGGTTGAGAGGCCTTACGTGTTCTTGGAACGCCAGCGAGGCCAGTCCAAGGTGGCGATCGGCCACTACGTCGGTTACCTCCGCCACCTAATGCGTCTTCGCCTGTACCCCCTGCGGAGCCGGGCGCTAGTTCGCTACTTAGCCGTCACGGGCCTGGCTCTGATCGCCGATGCCCTGGCTTTCCTCTGGATCTTCGACGTGCAGGGCTGGAACCTCACCCGGTCGGCGGCCATCGCTGGAGAGGTAGGGATTCTCCTAACCGTCCTTCTCCACGACCTGTGGACCTTCGCCGGTCGGGCGGCCCGCAGCGCCCTGGACCGGCTCCGGCGCCTCGTCGGTGTGCAGTTGGCGCTCGGGGTGCTGCTCTTCGTGCGGCTTGCCGTCATCAATGCCCTGGTCAACTGGTTTGGGCTCGGCCCCTTGGCCGCTTTCCTGGTTGCCCTAGCCGCTGTCACCCCGACCAGCCACCTGTTGGGTTCCCGCCTTACCTGGCGGGGTGTCCGCTCCTGA
- a CDS encoding DUF5671 domain-containing protein encodes MEFILLIGLVFGIVVYRRRADGRRVDIGLMARRLFEFGFLYGLVVATAIGATGALSRLVEVVEDGRRTEPEGLALWLSLVIVAGLALVGMVVWLRRRFQTSETEAGSGGWSFYLSAMDLLSTGIVVASAINVLGWLLDGWSFSSWSVAAVPVWLIVSVIHWRLPGTRRLLHYLVASSAALLGMAVSTVVIVEHLLQWAYEGAMPDPLPFHYVGDTSWANSWDGLRGSLAPLLAFGVAWWWYWWRHARTFERSPERDGYVLVVGVLGGLATTVVAASGILHTLLSWLLVGSSRDGSAVDHFHILSVFAALLVVGMALWAYHRREVPHAVHRQADGRDEVARLYDHLESGVGLVASTIGMAVLLGIVLNEVLPAGEDWDIDVDELVAFALTALLVGGPIWNRAWRRIKAHAGTVAEETSAVRRIYLFAVFGTTALAVLGSFLAMVYMVVFALLDGSLEAETLEGFRIPLALVGATAGVAVYHGRVLRSGLRAVPVSSRPSPRTVTVVGPPVPALVAALQKLSGLRLVEHRRLDVSGEVDLDPEPVVEEVRTGSGNMVVVVSAAGSTEVIPVAD; translated from the coding sequence GTGGAGTTCATTCTGCTCATCGGGTTGGTTTTCGGCATCGTCGTATACCGCAGACGGGCTGATGGGCGCCGGGTCGACATCGGTCTGATGGCTCGCCGACTCTTCGAGTTCGGCTTCCTGTACGGCCTGGTCGTGGCCACCGCCATCGGCGCCACCGGTGCCCTGAGCCGCCTGGTAGAGGTGGTGGAGGACGGTCGCCGGACCGAACCGGAAGGACTGGCCCTCTGGCTGAGCCTGGTGATTGTGGCCGGCTTGGCCCTAGTCGGCATGGTTGTCTGGCTTCGCCGACGGTTCCAGACATCAGAAACCGAGGCGGGATCCGGCGGGTGGTCGTTCTACCTGTCGGCCATGGACCTCCTGTCGACCGGCATCGTCGTGGCGTCGGCCATCAACGTCCTCGGGTGGCTGCTCGACGGATGGTCGTTCAGCTCCTGGTCCGTGGCCGCTGTACCGGTCTGGCTCATCGTCTCGGTCATTCACTGGCGCCTACCCGGCACCCGCCGCCTCCTCCACTACCTAGTGGCCTCGAGCGCCGCCCTCCTCGGTATGGCGGTCAGCACAGTGGTGATCGTCGAACACCTCCTCCAATGGGCTTACGAGGGAGCGATGCCCGACCCGCTGCCCTTCCACTACGTCGGGGACACCTCGTGGGCGAACAGCTGGGACGGCTTACGGGGATCCCTGGCGCCCCTACTGGCCTTCGGAGTGGCCTGGTGGTGGTACTGGTGGCGGCACGCCCGGACCTTCGAGCGCAGCCCAGAGCGCGATGGCTACGTACTCGTTGTAGGGGTGCTGGGCGGCCTGGCCACCACCGTGGTTGCCGCCTCAGGCATCCTCCACACGCTGCTCTCGTGGCTGCTCGTCGGGTCGTCGCGTGACGGCTCGGCGGTTGACCATTTCCACATCCTGTCGGTCTTCGCCGCACTCCTCGTGGTCGGCATGGCCCTGTGGGCCTACCACCGACGCGAGGTCCCCCACGCCGTGCACCGGCAGGCCGACGGTCGAGACGAGGTGGCCCGTCTCTACGACCACCTCGAGTCGGGCGTGGGACTGGTGGCTTCAACCATCGGAATGGCCGTCCTGCTGGGCATCGTGTTGAACGAGGTGTTGCCGGCTGGCGAAGACTGGGACATCGACGTGGACGAGCTGGTGGCCTTCGCCCTGACAGCACTCCTTGTCGGGGGACCGATCTGGAACCGGGCCTGGCGGCGGATCAAAGCCCATGCCGGGACGGTGGCTGAGGAGACATCAGCCGTTCGACGGATCTACCTGTTTGCCGTGTTCGGCACCACGGCCCTTGCGGTGCTGGGGAGCTTCCTGGCCATGGTCTACATGGTGGTGTTCGCGCTCCTGGACGGGAGCCTCGAAGCCGAAACCCTGGAGGGCTTCCGCATCCCACTGGCCCTCGTCGGCGCTACGGCCGGCGTCGCCGTCTACCACGGCCGGGTGCTGCGGTCCGGCCTGCGGGCTGTTCCGGTGTCCAGCCGCCCTTCACCACGCACGGTGACCGTGGTCGGACCCCCCGTCCCCGCCTTGGTGGCGGCCCTCCAGAAGTTGTCCGGCCTGAGGCTCGTCGAGCACCGACGGCTCGACGTCTCCGGCGAGGTCGACCTTGACCCGGAGCCCGTCGTCGAGGAGGTACGCACCGGATCCGGAAACATGGTCGTGGTGGTGTCGGCCGCCGGCTCTACCGAGGTCATCCCGGTCGCTGACTAA
- a CDS encoding SRPBCC family protein — MDHHRDVVIEEGTDSGREEVPGHEVSVVRDVAAGPEVVWDLVSDLVGMGRWSPENQGGRWIDDATGPTVGAVFRGRNRIRWRRWQTNVTVIECDRPRRFAFRLKIGSLGGCDWSYDIVPTSDGCRVTESWVDDRSPALARIGWLFTGVADRAAHNRATMERTLENLAAAAEAI; from the coding sequence GTGGACCACCATCGGGACGTGGTCATCGAAGAGGGCACAGACAGCGGTCGGGAGGAGGTCCCGGGTCACGAGGTGAGCGTCGTTCGTGATGTCGCAGCGGGCCCGGAGGTCGTCTGGGACCTGGTTAGCGACCTGGTCGGCATGGGGCGCTGGTCGCCCGAGAACCAAGGTGGGCGTTGGATCGACGACGCGACCGGGCCGACCGTAGGGGCTGTCTTCCGGGGTCGAAACCGCATCCGGTGGCGTCGGTGGCAGACCAACGTGACCGTCATCGAGTGCGATCGGCCTCGCAGGTTCGCGTTCCGTCTGAAGATCGGTTCGCTGGGAGGCTGCGACTGGTCCTACGACATCGTGCCCACGTCGGACGGTTGCCGGGTCACTGAGTCATGGGTCGATGACCGCTCACCGGCCCTCGCCCGGATCGGGTGGCTGTTCACCGGGGTGGCCGACCGGGCCGCTCACAACCGGGCCACCATGGAGCGGACACTGGAGAACCTGGCCGCCGCAGCCGAGGCAATCTGA
- a CDS encoding nitroreductase family protein translates to MSVQPTGDDRTLGLSVHELLSTTRAVRKRLDFDRAVDDDLLRECLEYTVQAPTGSNRQGWRFVVVTDADKRAGLADLYRRGWDLYTTMAVSAGALADGAPTDRAAQQMRVMESATYLAENMHRVPAMVIPCIEGRIDRSGMGAASVLGSIIPSAWSFMLAARERGLGTCWTTIHLMFEEEASALLGIPHDSVSQVALITVGHTLGTDFRPAQRDGGAAAVTSWNGWD, encoded by the coding sequence ATGAGCGTTCAACCGACCGGCGATGATCGGACACTGGGCCTCTCGGTCCACGAACTGCTCTCCACCACCCGTGCCGTCCGTAAGCGGCTCGACTTCGACCGTGCGGTGGATGACGACCTGCTCCGGGAGTGCCTGGAGTACACGGTGCAGGCACCGACCGGGTCCAACCGGCAGGGATGGCGGTTCGTGGTCGTCACCGACGCCGACAAGCGGGCCGGTCTGGCCGACCTGTACCGCCGCGGCTGGGACCTGTACACCACGATGGCGGTTAGCGCCGGAGCACTGGCCGACGGCGCTCCCACTGATCGGGCCGCTCAGCAGATGCGGGTCATGGAGTCGGCCACCTACCTGGCCGAGAACATGCACCGGGTGCCGGCCATGGTGATCCCGTGCATCGAGGGCCGGATCGACCGGTCGGGTATGGGAGCGGCATCGGTCCTGGGATCCATCATCCCTAGCGCCTGGAGTTTCATGCTGGCCGCCCGGGAACGAGGACTGGGCACCTGCTGGACGACCATCCACCTCATGTTCGAAGAGGAGGCTTCCGCCCTGTTGGGCATCCCCCACGACTCGGTAAGCCAGGTGGCGCTCATTACCGTGGGCCACACCCTGGGTACCGACTTCCGGCCCGCTCAACGTGACGGCGGAGCCGCCGCGGTGACCTCCTGGAACGGCTGGGACTGA